One window of Theropithecus gelada isolate Dixy chromosome 4, Tgel_1.0, whole genome shotgun sequence genomic DNA carries:
- the ZNF391 gene encoding zinc finger protein 391, which translates to MESLRGNTAQGPTNEEASKNEGQLSRQTKCPAQKKSSFENTVVRKVSVTLEEIFMGEGGPESSEFSLSPNLDTQQKIPKRDGSPISRKNSKDNSDLIKHQRLFSQRKPCKCNKCEKAFSYQSDLLVHSRIHSGEKPFECNKCGKSFSRSTHLTEHQRTHTGEKPYECNECGKAFSRSTHLSLHQRIHTGEKPYECSECGKAFSRSTNLSQHQRTHTQERPYKCNECGKAFGDRSTIIQHQRIHTGENPYECSKCGKAFSWISSLIEHQRTHTGENPYECGDCGKVFSRSSSLTEHQRIHTGEKPHECRVCGKGFSRSSSLIIHQRIHTGEKPYKCNDCGKAFSQSSTLIRHQHLHTKE; encoded by the coding sequence ATGGAAAGCCTCAGAGGGAATACTGCTCAGGGTCCTACAAATGAAGAAGCCTCTAAAAATGAAGGCCAATTATCAAGGCAGACAAAATGTCCCGCACAGAAGAAATCCTCTTTTGAGAACACAGTGGTCAGAAAAGTGTCAGTGACACTTGAAGAAATTTTCATGGGGGAGGGAGGCCCTGAATCCAGTGAATTTAGTCTAAGCCCAAACCTTGACACACAACAGAAAATTCCAAAGAGAGATGGATCCCCAATATCTAGGAAAAACTCCAAAGATAATTCAGATTTAATTAAACACCAAAGACTTTTCTCACAAAGAAAACCTTGTAAATGCAATAAATGTGAAAAAGCCTTTAGTTACCAATCAGACCTTCTTGTACACAGTAGAATTCATAGTGGAGAAAAGCCTTTTGAATGCAACAAATGTGGGAAATCTTTCAGCCGAAGTACACATCTTACTGAACATCaaagaactcacactggagagaaaccttatgaatgcaatgaatgtggaaaagcttTTAGCCGGAGCACACATCTTAGTCTACATCAGAGAAtccatactggagaaaaaccataTGAATGTAGTGAATGTGGAAAAGCATTTAGCCGAAGCACCAACCTTAGTCAACATCAGCGAACTCATACTCAAGAAAGGccttacaaatgtaatgaatgtgggaaagccttcggTGACCGTTCAACCATAATTCAGCATCAACGAATACACACTGGAGAGAATCCCTATGAATGCAGTAAAtgtggaaaagctttcagttgGATCTCATCGCTTATTGAACATCagagaacacacactggggagaACCCCTATGAGTGCGGTGACTGTGGGAAAGTGTTCAGTCGAAGCTCATCTCTTACAGAACATCAGAGAATCCACACTGGAGAAAAGCCCCACGAGTGTAGAGTGTGTGGAAAGGGCTTCAGTCGAAGCTCATCCCTTATTattcatcagagaattcataccgGGGAGAAGCCGTACAAATGTAATGACTGTGGAAAAGCCTTCAGTCAGAGTTCAACTCTCATCAGACATCAGCACCTTCATACTAAAGAGTAA
- the LOC112623103 gene encoding uncharacterized protein LOC112623103 — MLPTLCVVSVLQLVVGVRRLRSKRLLRQCLAPHTEQSMISSSLSGRVPVILGNLMGAGAAIRRVGFSLILPTSPSPAHSGSAPSAGPARGVSGVLGRRRPVSGAYRAPGPRWVLLEVLESGNTVSSKETGERVAGGLAAGRVRRYLHGWEAEWRGVERAPSTCLTGGPA, encoded by the coding sequence ATGTTGCCCACTCTCTGTGTGGTCTCTGTTTTGCAACTGGTCGTCGGCGTCAGGAGACTTAGGTCCAAGCGACTGCTCAGACAATGCCTGGCCCCGCATACCGAGCAGAGCATGATCAGCAGCAGCCTAAGTGGAAGAGTGCCTGTGATCCTAGGAAACCTGATGGGCGCTGGAGCAGCGATTCGACGCGTGGGTTTCTCTTTAATCCTTCCGACTTCCCCAAGCCCCGCGCACTCAGGTTCCGCTCCAAGTGCGGGACCCGCCCGGGGTGTGTCGGGGGTACTCGGCCGGAGGCGGCCGGTGAGTGGGGCTTACAGGGCCCCGGGACCAAGGTGGGTGCTCTTGGAGGTTCTGGAAAGTGGAAACACGGTTTCTTCGAAGGAAACGGGCGAAAGGGTCGCGGGTGGTTTGGCTGCAGGTCGGGTCAGGAGGTACCTCCACGGTTGGGAAGCTGAGTGGCGAGGGGTCGAGAGGGCCCCCAGCACTTGTCTCACGGGCGGGCCAGCCTAG